A stretch of DNA from Microlunatus sp. Gsoil 973:
GTGAACAACAGCGCCATCGCGATCATCGCCCGCTGGCGCATGCCGCCGGACAGCTGATGCGGATAACTGTTCAGATGCGCCGGGTCGATTCCGACAAGATCGAGCACCGCCTCCGATCGCTCCCGGATCTCGATCTTGGACCGTACGCCGTGTGCCTGCATGGCATCGGCGTACTGGGCACTGATCTTCTTGACCGGGTTGAGGGCGTTCATCGCACTCTGCATCACCACCGACATGTTCCGCCAGCGGATCGGCGCGAGTTCGGCCTCGGTCATCGCCACCATGTTCTGGCCGCGGAACATCACCTGGCCGTTGGACACCCGCGCCGGTGCGGTGAGCAGCTGCGCGATGGCGAACAACAGGGTTGATTTGCCGCAGCCCGATTCGCCCACGATGCCGACGAATTCGCCCTTCTCGACATCGAGATCGACATGGTCGACGGCGGTCACCGGCCCGTTCGACGTGTCGTATTCCACCGACAGATCGGTGACCTCGAGCAGGCTCGTCACTTGCGTCCCTTTCTGCGGCGCACCGGCCGGAGCGCCGGATTGCTGATCTCGTCGAAGGCGTAATTCAGTAGCGCGAACGATGCACCCAACAGGCCGATGCACAGGCCGGGCGCGATGACCCACCATTGCTGGCCGGTCTGCAGGGCCTCATTGGTCTGCGCCCAGTGCAGCATGCTGCCCCAGCTCACCGTCGAGGAGTTGCCCAGGCCGATGAACTGCAGCCCGGCGGCGGTGAGCAGGGGCGTACAGGGCTGCGCCGAGGAAGGTGGCGGCGATCAACGACACCATGTTCGGGAGGATCTCGGCAACGATGATGTACGCCCTCCGCTCGCCGCGCACCCGGGCGGACTCCAGGAACTCCCGATTGCGCAGGGACATGGCCTGGGCGCGGAGCTGGCGGGCGCCGTACGCCCACCCGGTGATCACCAGGATCAGCACGACCACGGTCTGTCCACCGCTGCCTGCATAGGCCGCGATCACGATGATCAGCGGAAAGGCGGGAATCACCAGGAACACGTCGGTGAGCAGCGACAACAGGTTGTCACCCACGCCGCTGAGGTAGGCCGACGAGACGCCGATGATCACCGACAACACGCTGGCCAGCGCGCCGGCGATGACGGCGATCAACAGCGACGGCCGGGTGCCCCACACCAGTTGCGCCCAGATGTCCTGGCCGAAGGCATTGGTACCGAGGATGTGGCCGGCCCCCGGAGGCAACATCAGCTCGAACCTCTTGTTCGGGTCGCTCACCGAGGTGAACACCCGGGGCACCGCTGCCGCGATCACGAAGATCAACAGCAGGATCGCCCCGATCAGCGCCTTCGTGTTGCCGAGGACGGCCCGCAGCACACCCAGTCCGGGACGAGCCCGGGAGGTCGTCTGCGCGCCGGTCTCGGCGGTCGTCGTTGTCGATGCACTGACGGCACTCATTGCGTCATCCCTCCCTTTCTAGTCGGCTGTCCGGACTCGTGGGTCGAGCCAGGCCGTCAGGAAGTCACTGATCAACACGGCGACCAGCACGGTGACGGTGATCATCACGAACAGCGCCTGCATCAGCGGATAGTCCTGATTGTTGACCGCCTGGAGCAACATGTAGCCCACACCCGGATAGTTGAAGGTGAATTCCACCAGGATCGATCCGCTGACCACGAAGCCCAGTGACATCGCAAACCCGGACAGATTGGGCAGGATGGCGTTGCGGCCCGCGTACCCGATCATGATCTTGCGGTTGGGGATGCCCTTGGCCCGCGCCATCCGGATGTAGTCCTCGGCCACGGTGGTGACGACGTTGTTGCGCATCGTCAGGATCCAGCCGCCGATCGAGACGATCAGGATCGACACGGCCGGCAGGATCGCGTGCCGGATCACGTCCCCGATGAACGTCGCATTGAAGCCCGGGTCGAGGGTCGGGTCATAACCACCGTCGTTCGGCAGCAGACCGTTGGTGCCGAGGGAGAAGACGAGGATCAGCACCAGCCCGATCCAGAAGTAGGGCAGCGCCGAGGTGATGACGAACACCGGCGGCAACACACTGTCGACGACGCCGTTGCGGCGCCAGCCGCCGATCATCCCGATCACCGTGCCGAGCAGGAAGGCGATGATCGTGGTGATCCCGACCAGACCGAGCGTCCACGGCAACGCCTGCGAGACCACCGTGCTGACCGGTTGCGGAAAGAAGGTCAGCGAGATGCCGAAATGCCCGGTCAGCGTGTTGCCGAGGTAGTCAAGATACTGCTCCGGCAACGATTTCTGGGTGTCCAGTCCGAAGGCGACCTCGAGCGCCTTCAACGCGTCCGGATTGATCCGGCCCTTGTAGCGGGCCATCATCGCCTCCGCCGGATTTCCCGGCATCAGCCGTGGCACGAAGAAGTTCACCGTCAAGGCCACCCACAGGGTGACGACGAAGAACCCCAGTCTGCGCACTATGAAGCGCATCAACCTCTCCCGACGCTTTTCGTGTTGATCATGCCTGTATTGCGTTCAGTCAGGCCCGTTCCGGGCCTGTCGGAGGGCCGGAACCCGACCCCCGACAGCCCGTCACTCGGGTCAGCCCTTCGGCTGCAGGTGCAAAAGCACCTGCTCGTTGTCCGGCGTCGCGTACGGCGCCGGCAGCGCGTACGGGTCCTCCTTGGTCGGCCACCCGGTGAAGTCCTTGGTGTTGTACTGGAACCAGCTCACACTCTCCAGGACCGGGATGACCGGCACCTCCTCCAGCATCACCTTCTGCAGCTCCTTGACGATCTCATGCTGCCGTGCGCTGTCCGCACCCGGGTACTCGTTGAACAGGGCGTCGGTCTTCGGGTTCATGTAGCGCTCGAAGTTGGACGACGCGTTCTGTCCGATCGGGGCGGAATTGCCGCCGTAGAGGTTCTGCCGCATCTCGAAGTACGGCACCGGGCCACCGTTCTGGGAGCCGTAGGCGAGCTGGAAGTCACCCTTGTAGATCTTGTTGTTGTACGTCTGGCCGGCGATGTTCTGCACGGTCAGATCGATCCCCATGGGCTGCAGCTCCTGCTTGATCTCCTGCAGCTCGGCCTCCCAGTCGGTGTAGCCGGAGACGCTGATGATCGACAGCTTCAGCGGCTTGCTGGTCGAGTAGCCGGCCGAGGCGAGCAGTTCCTTCACCTTGGCGGGATCCTGCTTGTAACCGTACTGATCGGCCGCGGCCTGGTCGTACCAGTCCTGGAAGGTCGGCAGCACGATGCCCGCCTGGTTGGACGCCGGCAGCTGACCGCCGACGCCGATCTTGGACACCTGGTCCTTGTCGATCGCGTACGCCAGCGCCTGCCGGACCGCCTTGTTGGTGGTCGGGCCCTGCTTCATGTTGGCGAAGATCTCGACATTCGCGACCGGCGGATACCAATAGTGGTTGTTCGTCTTGTCCCGGTCGACGTAGTAGCGATCGACATTGGGAATGTACTGGCCACCCCACTGTGCCTTACCGGTAGCCAGGTCGAGATTGGCCGGGCTGTTGTCGGTATAGGCCGGGTAGTTGATCGTCTTGACCGCCGGCTTGCCCTTCTGCCAGAAGTTCGGGTTCGCCTGGTACCTGATGTTCTGCGGCTTGCAGTCCGAAACGGTGTACGGGCCGCTGCCGACCGGCTTGGAATCGGTGAACTGGACCGGATCCTTCGCCGCGTCGCCGGTGTCCCAGATGTGCTTCGGCACGATCGGGGTCTGACCGGCAACGTAGTAGAAGTAGGGCTCCGACGGTGTCTTGAACTTCACAGTCACCGTGCTGCCGCTGGCCTCCACCGACTGCAGACCGGAGGACCAGAGCGCGTTCAGGTCCAGGCCCTTGTTCTCCTTCAGCAGGTTGAAGGTGAACGCGACGTCGTCAGCAGTCAGCGGCTGCCCGTCGTTCCACTTGATCCCGTCCCTGATCTGGAAGGTCAGCGTCTTCTTGTCCGAACTCCACTTCGACGATTCGGCGATCATCGGAGTCTCTTTGGAGTTCTGCAGGGGATTGACGTGCACCAGCGTCTCGTAGACGAACCCGATGCTCTGTCCGTTTACCGACGGGTTGAAGGGATTGAACCCGCAGGTCCACGTCGTGCCTCCGACGTTGGCGATCGTCAATGACGTCGAGGACGAGCCGTTCGATCCGGAGTTGTTGCCGGATCCTCCCCCGCCACCGCATGCCGCGACCAGCGCGAGCACGCCGACCGAGACCAGTGCCCCGAGGGCCCTGGCCGGTTTACCGAATTTCATGATCATCCTCCCGATCATCGAACTGCTCGTCGAACCGTTCATCCGAAAACTGCTTCCTGAAGTTGTCGCACGGCTGCCTCGACGGCACCGTGCCTGACTGCATGATCACGTCCGGTGGCCGGTCTGACCTCCGGCCGATGAGCGATCAACCGGTGCAGCCGGTCTGCCACCCGGTCGGCGAGTCGGTCCCCGCCCGCAACCCCTATCTCCCCGCCCAGCAGAACCAGTTGGGGGTCGAGCAGCGACACCGGGATCACCACAGCCTGGGCGACCCGGGCGGCCAACTCGGCCAAGAATCCCTCCGGGTCACCGCCGCGTTCGGATTCCCCGGCGACCGCGGCGACGGCCCTGCGCACCAGGGTGCCGGCGCGGCCGGCCCGGACGCCGTGATCGGCGGCCAACTCCAGCACCCCGTGATTGTCGATCAGTTCGGTTACCCGCCGGCCGTTGAAGTCCAGCGGCGCGAAGTCGATCTCACCGGCCGCACCGCGCCAACCCCGGTGCAGGCGCCCGTCGACGACCACCGCGGCAGCGACGCCGGAGCTCATCCAGAGCAGCAGCACGTCGGTGTAGCCGCGGGCCCGGCCGTGCAGCAGTTCGTCGGTAGCCACCAGGTTGACGTCGTTCTCCACGGTGACCGGCATACCGAGCGCGTCAGCCAGCCGGTGGGGAACGTTGAAACCGTGCCAGCGCGGCATGTGGTCGGCATAGCCCAGGAATCCGGTGACCGGATCGATCGATCCGGAGATTCCGACGACCGCCCTGTCGATGTCGTCAAGGGTCAGCCCTCGCACCTTGGCGGCGTCGACGACGGCCCTGCGTAGCGGCACCACCGGATCGGGGCCGCTGCCCCGGCTCAGCACCTTGCGCTCGGCGATCACCCGGCCGGACAGATCGGCGACCGCCACGTCGACACTGGAGGAGATGACGTCGATGCCGACGGCGTGCCCGGCCAGCTCGTTGACGGTCCAGAGCCGGGCGTTGGGGCCGGGACCGGAGCTCTCCTTGTGGCCGTCCTGCCGAACCAGCTGGGCCTGTTCAAGGCGGCGCAACAGTTCGGCGGCGGCCGGCTTGGACAGGCCGATCGCGTGTTCGAGCTCGACGCGGGACAGCGGTCCGTGCTCGGCGAGCGCATAGAGCGCGGCGCGATCGTTCATCGCCCGCAGCGCACGAGGACCACCGACCCGCACCGACAACCCCCTCATCCGACGACCGCGTCAGTAGGAAGGAACCCTGCCCACCAGCTCGACGCCCAGACCGCCGACAACCCGACTGCCGAACCGTCTGGAAAGTTCCCAGATAGATGCATCTTTGGTCCATGCACGTCGCTCGTCAAGCCCTCTTCACGCTTGTAACGCGTTCTTTACCGGACCGCTGGAACAGTCTTGGACAGGACTGAGCCTGGCCGCCAACCGCGATCCGCCGTGGATTCGGGCGTCGACCGGGTGCGCCCGGGCTAGCCCGCAGGCGCCAACAACGCAGCGATCCCGACCAGCACGACCAGCGACAGGACCGTGGTCACGAAGATCGAATCCCGGGCCAGGATGATGCCGCGGTCGTAGCGTACGGAATGGGTGAACACGTTCTGCGCAGTGGGCAGCGCAGCGATCACCGTCACCGCAAGGACGGCGTGCGGATCGAGGTGCAGCACGTAACGCGCCATCAGGAAACCCACCAACGGCTGTACGAGCAGCTTCAGTGCGACGATGTAGCCGATCTGGACCTTCGGTTCGCCCCGGCCCGGCAACGGTCCCAGGCGTAGCGAGATGCCGTACGCGATGAGCATCGCCGGCACGGCCATGTTCCCGATCATGGTCACCGGGTCGGCGACCCATTGCGGAAGCCGGACCGAGAAGATCGACAGCAGCAGACCCAGCAGCGATCCGATCATCAGCGGATTCTTGAACGGTTGGCTGACCAGCCGCAGGAGCCGGTTGCCGCCGGTGTTCGTGTGCGTGGTCAGATCAAGTACGGCCAGGCCGATCGGTTGCAGCAGCACCAGCTGGGTGAGGAGCATCGGCACGATCCACGAGGCGTTGCCCAGGGCGTACACGGCCATCGGCAGGCCGAGGTTGCCGGCATTGACGTAGCTGGCGCAGAAGGTGCCGATGACGGTGTCGCTAGCGGTGCGTTGGAAGATCAGCCGGGCCGCGAGGACGTACAGGATGGCACTCACCCCGGTGCTGGTGATCGAAGCGACGAGGTTGGTGGAGAAGATCTGCCGGACATCGGTGGCAGCGATCTCGCTGAGCATCAGCGCCGGGCTCGCTACGAAGAACGCCAGGCGGGCCAGGACCGTCTGAGCGGTCGCGCCGGCGATCTTGAGGTGGGCGATCAGAAACCCGACGCCGATGACGAGCACGAGCGTGAGGAAGCCCTGCAGGACTCCGCCCACACCTGACTCCTTCACCCGGCCGAAATGGTCGGGCGTCATTCTTGCGCACCCACTCCGCAAACGTTTACCGGGTCTGATCGGCCTGCCTGAGTCGTCGGTCGGATGCCGAGCAGGGAAGCAATCAGTCGCGTCGGGAGATCATCAGGCCTCGGATGATCACATTGCTGGCACCCGTGCTCGCTGGGCAATGTTTGACACCACGGGCGTGGTCAGGGCAAAGGAGACGACCAACGCTCGGCGGGCAGCGCTCAGCCGATCCGCGGAATCGCCATAAATTCAGGACGTTCGGTCCCCAGCGACACCTGACCTCTGCGGCGCAACGGCAACGATCGGCGTGTGAGGGTTGCCGGTCCGGGCGCCCCTCCCTACACTCATTGCAACGATTCAGTCGACGTGCGTCGGGCCCGGCCGAACCCATCGCCGCCGTCCGCACATGGCGCGCTGAATCGTGCGCACCAACCATGCGTTCGCTTCGTCCGGCACACGTCGCGAACGCAGACTCACCACTCCGAAGCTCACCTCGCGGATCCACGTCCTGACACGGATCCGAGCCGGAAGGACCACAACGATGTGGACAGGTAGGAGTCATGGCGACCGCGCGCGTTCGCGCCCCAGGGGCCAACGCGCCGGTCAGAGGCATGCCCACCTCCGGCCTCGCCCCGGGTTGCGTTCGAGCCTCGCCCTGGTGGTGACGCTGCTGCTGGTCGCAGTCGCCGCACAGGCCTGCACAGGGGGCGGTTCCCCTGGAGGACGCAACGGCAACGGCAACGACGGCGGTGGCGCCGGCTTCGGCGCTACCGCGTACCGGATCGGTGCCAGGGCGTGGGGCAGTTCGATCGCCAACAACCCGTACGCTCCGACGCCGACACCGCACTACAACCTCTCCCTCCTCAGCCTCGGTGTGGTGTCGGACTGGGACCGACCCGGCACGAACCCGTACTACCCCGAGCTCGCCCAGAGCTGGAAGCTGAGCAAGCACTCGATCAGCTTCGCGCTGCGCACCGACGCCAAGTGGCAGGACGGGACACCATTCACCAGCAAGGACGTGCTCACCGCGATCCGCGCCGCCGGAGCCGACTACAACTCGGTCTGGGCTGCGATCACCAAACTCAGCGCTCCCGATGATCACACGGTCACCGTCGATCTCCAGCACTGGGCCGTCCCGAAGAACGCTCTGCTCCATCTGCTGCAGATCGTGATCGTTCCCGACAGCCAGTACGGAAAGCTGCTCCCCTCGTCCGACTTCGACCAGACCTTGATCAGCTACTGGCAGCTGTACAACATCCTGCACCCCACCGCTGCCAGCATCGACAAGGCAGGAAACAGCTCCGCGGGCAAGGTGTTGGCTGCGGCCGCCGGCAAGCTGGTGAAGTTCAACCCGAATCCGATGATCGGCACCGGGCCGTACCGGCTCAAGAGCGCCAACGTCAGCGGTGTCCTCTACCAGAAATGGGACGGCTTCTGGGACGCGAAGAAGATCACTGCCCCTGCGGTCCAGTTGTATCCGATGGACTCCTCGACCGAGTACGGAGCGATCATCGGCGGCACCATCGAGCAAGAACTCGACTCACAGTTCAACGACCCGCAGGTCATCCGGATGAACGCGACCGGAACCGCGCACTACGGCGTCATCCCGTCACCGGTGCAGCAGGAGAGCCTGGTCTTCAACTTCAATCACTATCCGTTCAATCTCCGGGCCACCCGCCAGGCACTGGCGTACGTGATCGACCGGCATGACCTGGTCAAACGCGACATGGGCGGCGACCTGGTGCAAGACCCGGCCGAGGAGACTCCGGACGGCATCAACTACTTCCTGGCCAAGCAATACCTGACCCAAGATCAGTTCGCACAGCTCAACCACTATCCGCACGACCTCGCCAAGGCCGCGTCGGTCCTGCAACAGGCAGGCTTCAGCAAGAAGAACGGCAAGTGGTTCACTCCGAAAGGCACACCGTTCAGCTTCACCATCTCCGAACCGAACGGACTCTCCCAGTTCGTCCAGGACGGTCTGATCATCGCCGGCTACCTCAAGGCCTTCGGCATCGACGTCAAGGTCGAGGACGTCGATTCCGCGACGTACACCACCAAACAACAGGCCGGTGACTTCGCTGTGTCGGAGTGGTACATGGACTGGGGCCAGGGCCCTCCGATGGCCGATTTCGCAGCCACCTTCGGTCAGCCGTCCCCGCCGTCCTGGAACTACCCGATCTCCTACAGCGGTGAAGGGCCGTGCAAGTGTGCGATCGGCATCGGGCCGGAGGCCGATGTCCCCGGCCTGGGCCACGTCAACATCGCCTCCGAACTCAACCGTGAAGTCAACCAGGCACCACCCGAAACATGGGCGAGATACACCTGGGCATGGGCGCAGTGGGTCAACCGGGAACTTCCCATCCTGCCGCTCTACAACAACGCATTCCACACGATCTACCAGACCAACCGGTACTCCAACTTCCCGCCGCAGTCCCAGAAGTGGCTGTGGACCGTGCTGTCGGGTGCCGACGAGACGGTCGTGTGGATGCAGAACGGATACCTCAAGCTCGGCTAGCTGCCGAGCAGACGGACAACAGACGAGGACACACGATGAAGTGGAAAGTCCATGATCAACGCAGCGGCGCCGACGCTGCGGGCCGCAGACTCCGGCTTCTGTTTGCAGCACTGTGCTCAGTGCTGTTGATCACAGCAGCCGCCTGCACCGGTGGTTCGCCGGGTGCTGACAACGGCGGTGGCAACGGTGGTGGCGGCGGCGGCAACATCAGCGCCAAGAACGCCAATCCCCAGACGACCGCCTTCCGTTGGGGCACCAGAGCCTGGGCGGCGTCGATCGTCAACAACCCGTACTCACCCACTCCGACACCGGACTACAACCTCTCGCTGCTCAGCCTGGCTGTGGTATCGGACTGGGATCGTCCCGGTGACAATCCGTACTACCCGGAGATCGCCGAGAGCTGGGACGTCGGAAAGCATTCGATCACCTTCCACCTGCGCACCGATGCCAAGTGGCAGGACGACAAGCCGCTGACCAGCAAGGACGTGCTGACCGCCTTCCGGGTCGCCGGCGTCGACTACAACTCCGTCTGGGCGGCGATCACCAAGGTCAGCGCCCCCGATGATCACACCGTCACCGTCGACCTGCAGTCCTGGGCCGTGCCACAGAACGCGCTGCTGCACCTGCTGCAGATCGTCATCGTGCCCGACAGCCAGTACGGACAGTTCGTTCCGTCCGACGTCGACAAGACGTTGATCAGCTACTGGAAGACCTACAACATCCTGCATCCGACAGCGGACAGCATCAGCAAGGCCAGCGACGGTGCGGACGGCAAGGTGATGGCCGAGAACAGCGCCAACCTGGTCAAGTACAACCCCAAGCCCATGATCGGGAACGGGCCGTACAAGCTGAAGAGCGCCAACGTCAGCGGGATCCTGTACGAGAAGTGGGACGGCTTCTGGGATGCCAAGAAGATCACCGCACCATATGTCCAGGTGTATCCGATGAACACCTCGACCGAGTACGGGGCGCTCAGCTCGGGCAGCATCGAACTCGAGACCGACAACCAGTTCTCCGATCCGCAGGCGGAGGCGTTGAACCGCAAGGGCGCCAACACCCATTACGTGTTCATCCCCTCGCCCGTCCAGCAGGTCGGGCTGGTGGTCAACTTCAACCACTACCCGTTCAACATCCGTGAGGTCCGGCAGGCGCTGGAATACGTCATCGACCGACACGATCTGGTCAAACGGGACATGGGCGGCGACCTCGTCCAGAACCCGGCCGAGGAGACGCCGGACGGCATCAACTACTTCGAGGCGAAGAAGTATCTGACACCTGATCAGTTCGCCAAGCTCAACCATTATCCGAAGGACACGGCAAAGGCTGCGTCGTTGCTGGAGAGCGTCGGCTTCACCAAGCAGAACGGCAAATGGATGACTCCGAAGGGGACGCCGTTCGCCTTCACCATCTCCGAGGCCGCCGGCATCCCCTATTTCGACGAGGACGGATTGATCATCGCCGGCTATCTGAAGAACTTCGGCATCGATGTCAAGGTCGAAAACGTCGATCCCGGCACCTACACCACCAAACAGCTGGCCGGCGACTTC
This window harbors:
- a CDS encoding ABC transporter permease, giving the protein MSAVSASTTTTAETGAQTTSRARPGLGVLRAVLGNTKALIGAILLLIFVIAAAVPRVFTSVSDPNKRFELMLPPGAGHILGTNAFGQDIWAQLVWGTRPSLLIAVIAGALASVLSVIIGVSSAYLSGVGDNLLSLLTDVFLVIPAFPLIIVIAAYAGSGGQTVVVLILVITGWAYGARQLRAQAMSLRNREFLESARVRGERRAYIIVAEILPNMVSLIAATFLGAALYAPAHRRRAAVHRPGQLLDGELGQHAALGADQ
- a CDS encoding ABC transporter permease is translated as MRFIVRRLGFFVVTLWVALTVNFFVPRLMPGNPAEAMMARYKGRINPDALKALEVAFGLDTQKSLPEQYLDYLGNTLTGHFGISLTFFPQPVSTVVSQALPWTLGLVGITTIIAFLLGTVIGMIGGWRRNGVVDSVLPPVFVITSALPYFWIGLVLILVFSLGTNGLLPNDGGYDPTLDPGFNATFIGDVIRHAILPAVSILIVSIGGWILTMRNNVVTTVAEDYIRMARAKGIPNRKIMIGYAGRNAILPNLSGFAMSLGFVVSGSILVEFTFNYPGVGYMLLQAVNNQDYPLMQALFVMITVTVLVAVLISDFLTAWLDPRVRTAD
- a CDS encoding ABC transporter substrate-binding protein; amino-acid sequence: MIMKFGKPARALGALVSVGVLALVAACGGGGGSGNNSGSNGSSSTSLTIANVGGTTWTCGFNPFNPSVNGQSIGFVYETLVHVNPLQNSKETPMIAESSKWSSDKKTLTFQIRDGIKWNDGQPLTADDVAFTFNLLKENKGLDLNALWSSGLQSVEASGSTVTVKFKTPSEPYFYYVAGQTPIVPKHIWDTGDAAKDPVQFTDSKPVGSGPYTVSDCKPQNIRYQANPNFWQKGKPAVKTINYPAYTDNSPANLDLATGKAQWGGQYIPNVDRYYVDRDKTNNHYWYPPVANVEIFANMKQGPTTNKAVRQALAYAIDKDQVSKIGVGGQLPASNQAGIVLPTFQDWYDQAAADQYGYKQDPAKVKELLASAGYSTSKPLKLSIISVSGYTDWEAELQEIKQELQPMGIDLTVQNIAGQTYNNKIYKGDFQLAYGSQNGGPVPYFEMRQNLYGGNSAPIGQNASSNFERYMNPKTDALFNEYPGADSARQHEIVKELQKVMLEEVPVIPVLESVSWFQYNTKDFTGWPTKEDPYALPAPYATPDNEQVLLHLQPKG
- a CDS encoding ROK family transcriptional regulator; this encodes MNDRAALYALAEHGPLSRVELEHAIGLSKPAAAELLRRLEQAQLVRQDGHKESSGPGPNARLWTVNELAGHAVGIDVISSSVDVAVADLSGRVIAERKVLSRGSGPDPVVPLRRAVVDAAKVRGLTLDDIDRAVVGISGSIDPVTGFLGYADHMPRWHGFNVPHRLADALGMPVTVENDVNLVATDELLHGRARGYTDVLLLWMSSGVAAAVVVDGRLHRGWRGAAGEIDFAPLDFNGRRVTELIDNHGVLELAADHGVRAGRAGTLVRRAVAAVAGESERGGDPEGFLAELAARVAQAVVIPVSLLDPQLVLLGGEIGVAGGDRLADRVADRLHRLIAHRPEVRPATGRDHAVRHGAVEAAVRQLQEAVFG
- a CDS encoding AEC family transporter, whose amino-acid sequence is MTPDHFGRVKESGVGGVLQGFLTLVLVIGVGFLIAHLKIAGATAQTVLARLAFFVASPALMLSEIAATDVRQIFSTNLVASITSTGVSAILYVLAARLIFQRTASDTVIGTFCASYVNAGNLGLPMAVYALGNASWIVPMLLTQLVLLQPIGLAVLDLTTHTNTGGNRLLRLVSQPFKNPLMIGSLLGLLLSIFSVRLPQWVADPVTMIGNMAVPAMLIAYGISLRLGPLPGRGEPKVQIGYIVALKLLVQPLVGFLMARYVLHLDPHAVLAVTVIAALPTAQNVFTHSVRYDRGIILARDSIFVTTVLSLVVLVGIAALLAPAG
- a CDS encoding ABC transporter substrate-binding protein is translated as MVTLLLVAVAAQACTGGGSPGGRNGNGNDGGGAGFGATAYRIGARAWGSSIANNPYAPTPTPHYNLSLLSLGVVSDWDRPGTNPYYPELAQSWKLSKHSISFALRTDAKWQDGTPFTSKDVLTAIRAAGADYNSVWAAITKLSAPDDHTVTVDLQHWAVPKNALLHLLQIVIVPDSQYGKLLPSSDFDQTLISYWQLYNILHPTAASIDKAGNSSAGKVLAAAAGKLVKFNPNPMIGTGPYRLKSANVSGVLYQKWDGFWDAKKITAPAVQLYPMDSSTEYGAIIGGTIEQELDSQFNDPQVIRMNATGTAHYGVIPSPVQQESLVFNFNHYPFNLRATRQALAYVIDRHDLVKRDMGGDLVQDPAEETPDGINYFLAKQYLTQDQFAQLNHYPHDLAKAASVLQQAGFSKKNGKWFTPKGTPFSFTISEPNGLSQFVQDGLIIAGYLKAFGIDVKVEDVDSATYTTKQQAGDFAVSEWYMDWGQGPPMADFAATFGQPSPPSWNYPISYSGEGPCKCAIGIGPEADVPGLGHVNIASELNREVNQAPPETWARYTWAWAQWVNRELPILPLYNNAFHTIYQTNRYSNFPPQSQKWLWTVLSGADETVVWMQNGYLKLG
- a CDS encoding ABC transporter substrate-binding protein translates to MKWKVHDQRSGADAAGRRLRLLFAALCSVLLITAAACTGGSPGADNGGGNGGGGGGNISAKNANPQTTAFRWGTRAWAASIVNNPYSPTPTPDYNLSLLSLAVVSDWDRPGDNPYYPEIAESWDVGKHSITFHLRTDAKWQDDKPLTSKDVLTAFRVAGVDYNSVWAAITKVSAPDDHTVTVDLQSWAVPQNALLHLLQIVIVPDSQYGQFVPSDVDKTLISYWKTYNILHPTADSISKASDGADGKVMAENSANLVKYNPKPMIGNGPYKLKSANVSGILYEKWDGFWDAKKITAPYVQVYPMNTSTEYGALSSGSIELETDNQFSDPQAEALNRKGANTHYVFIPSPVQQVGLVVNFNHYPFNIREVRQALEYVIDRHDLVKRDMGGDLVQNPAEETPDGINYFEAKKYLTPDQFAKLNHYPKDTAKAASLLESVGFTKQNGKWMTPKGTPFAFTISEAAGIPYFDEDGLIIAGYLKNFGIDVKVENVDPGTYTTKQLAGDFAVSQWWMDWGQGPPMADFAAGFGQASSPSWNYPISYSGKGPCKCAIGIGPEADVPGLGHVNIASELNREVNQEPPETWAKYTWAWAQWFNKELPFLPLYNNAFHEAYSTSRYTNFPPDSEKWLWTGLTGAAQPVEWMQNGYLKLK